In the Candidatus Acetothermia bacterium genome, one interval contains:
- a CDS encoding cytidine/deoxycytidylate deaminase family protein, whose translation MPDQRPTWDEYFIQLSRLVSSRSTCLRRRVGAVLIKDKHIISTGYNGAPRGLPHCLELGCLREENRVKSGERHELCRATHAEANAIVQAALHGVSTAGATLYCTTAPCAICAKMLINAGVARIVYEEGYPDALGMEMLRSAGVAVESLTSPVRG comes from the coding sequence ATGCCGGACCAGAGGCCAACTTGGGATGAGTACTTCATCCAGCTCTCCCGCCTCGTGTCCAGCCGGTCCACGTGTTTGCGCCGCAGGGTGGGGGCGGTGTTGATCAAGGATAAGCACATCATCTCCACCGGGTACAACGGGGCGCCGCGTGGCCTTCCCCACTGCCTGGAGCTGGGGTGCCTGCGGGAGGAGAACAGGGTCAAAAGCGGTGAGCGCCACGAGCTGTGCCGGGCCACCCACGCCGAGGCCAATGCCATCGTTCAAGCGGCGCTGCATGGGGTATCCACGGCCGGGGCCACCCTGTACTGCACCACTGCCCCGTGCGCGATCTGCGCCAAGATGCTGATCAACGCCGGTGTGGCCCGGATCGTCTACGAGGAGGGCTATCCCGACGCTTTGGGGATGGAGATGTTGCGAAGCGCCGGTGTGGCCGTGGAGTCTTTAACCTCGCCGGTGCGGGGATGA
- the phnC gene encoding phosphonate ABC transporter ATP-binding protein produces the protein MGTPYLAVEHLTKVYERGQVLALRDLSFTVDKGEFLVVIGLSGSGKSTLLRCINRLIEPTKGRIWLDGTEVTRLAPARMRRVRRQVGMIFQQFNLVDRSTAIGNVLTGRLGYLPGWRALLGWFPKADREKALANLERVGLRDKAYVRVDQLSGGQRQRVGIARALMQGPQLLLADEPVSALDPATSHSVMQYLEQMNREDGVTVLASLHFLSLARRYGTRIIALKDGQLVFDGPPGAIDNAKFKEIYGEDAEEVEVR, from the coding sequence ATGGGCACCCCCTACCTCGCCGTTGAGCATCTGACCAAGGTCTACGAGCGGGGCCAGGTCCTCGCCCTGCGCGACCTTTCCTTCACCGTGGACAAGGGCGAGTTCCTGGTGGTGATCGGCCTTTCCGGCTCGGGAAAGTCCACGCTCCTGCGCTGCATCAACCGCCTCATCGAGCCCACCAAAGGCAGGATCTGGCTCGATGGGACGGAGGTCACGCGCCTGGCCCCGGCCCGGATGCGGCGCGTCCGGCGCCAAGTGGGGATGATCTTCCAGCAGTTCAACCTCGTGGACCGCTCCACCGCGATCGGCAACGTCCTCACGGGGCGGCTGGGGTACCTGCCCGGGTGGCGGGCCCTCCTCGGCTGGTTCCCCAAGGCCGACCGGGAGAAGGCCCTCGCCAACCTGGAGCGGGTCGGGTTGCGGGACAAGGCGTACGTGCGGGTGGACCAGCTCTCCGGAGGGCAGAGGCAGCGGGTGGGGATCGCCCGGGCCCTGATGCAGGGCCCCCAGCTCCTCCTCGCCGACGAGCCGGTGAGCGCCCTCGACCCGGCCACCTCCCACTCCGTGATGCAGTACCTGGAGCAGATGAACCGGGAGGACGGGGTCACGGTGCTCGCCAGCCTCCACTTCCTGTCCCTGGCCCGCCGCTACGGCACCCGGATCATCGCCCTCAAGGACGGCCAGCTCGTGTTCGAC
- a CDS encoding PhnD/SsuA/transferrin family substrate-binding protein: MRKALLIALVGLVALGATGLAQALGTKDNPIIWVFPPSTRAEVIEATAKQIAEAIGKATGLYIIPRVMPDYAALVEAFKAAEGNVMGTPTTDQYARISVETNFGAHARLAAVRRGYSFYFASIYVPRDKGYTSVQDLNGKIWIYNDEGSTSGYVFPKRFFEENGVVVGGVVKSGGHTNSMIALLKGQGDFCTGYGSPPEPPAGYEGPKWDYGMDPEMWIWDRENNDLYPPELQGNCVDLRLAASKVEGMGTLEEIIRKIGVLATIGPLPNDCIAFSAGFPTRVENAIVAAIIAHIRSPEGNVLWSNPNFYEWTDVELIDDSYYDTYRALVGLPNPPRE, translated from the coding sequence GTGAGGAAGGCTTTGTTGATCGCGCTTGTGGGTTTGGTGGCGCTCGGGGCGACGGGGCTCGCCCAGGCGCTCGGGACCAAGGACAACCCGATCATCTGGGTGTTCCCGCCCTCGACCCGCGCCGAGGTCATCGAGGCCACGGCGAAGCAGATCGCCGAGGCAATCGGCAAGGCGACCGGCCTGTACATCATCCCGAGGGTGATGCCGGACTACGCCGCCCTCGTGGAGGCGTTCAAGGCGGCGGAGGGGAACGTGATGGGGACCCCCACCACGGACCAGTACGCCCGGATCTCCGTGGAGACGAACTTCGGGGCCCACGCCCGCCTGGCGGCGGTGCGCCGGGGGTACTCGTTCTACTTCGCCAGCATCTACGTCCCGCGCGACAAGGGCTACACCTCGGTCCAGGACCTGAACGGCAAGATCTGGATCTACAACGACGAGGGGTCCACCTCGGGGTACGTGTTCCCCAAGAGGTTCTTCGAGGAGAACGGGGTCGTGGTGGGTGGCGTCGTCAAGTCCGGCGGCCACACGAACTCCATGATCGCCCTCCTCAAGGGCCAGGGGGACTTCTGCACCGGGTACGGGTCCCCGCCGGAGCCGCCCGCGGGCTATGAGGGCCCGAAGTGGGACTACGGGATGGACCCGGAGATGTGGATCTGGGACCGGGAGAACAACGACCTGTACCCGCCCGAGCTGCAGGGCAACTGCGTGGACCTGAGGCTCGCTGCGTCCAAGGTGGAGGGGATGGGGACCCTGGAGGAGATCATCCGCAAGATCGGGGTCCTGGCCACGATCGGGCCGCTCCCCAACGACTGCATCGCCTTCTCCGCTGGGTTCCCGACTCGCGTGGAGAACGCGATCGTCGCGGCGATCATCGCCCACATCCGCTCCCCGGAGGGCAACGTGCTGTGGAGCAACCCCAACTTCTACGAGTGGACCGACGTCGAGCTCATTGACGACTCGTACTACGACACGTACCGGGCCCTCGTCGGGCTCCCCAACCCGCCGCGGGAGTAA